The sequence below is a genomic window from Fusobacteriaceae bacterium.
GCCGGCTGGGATCGGCGGGATTGGGTTCCGCGATGGTCTCGGGCGTCGAGACCTTGACCGCGACGGTCGGAACCTGCGGCGTCACAGAAAATTGCGGCGTCGCCGGATTCACGCCGATCGTCACGGGGCGAACGGAAATATTGGGTTCCGCCGCCGTCACGGGGGCCGCGGCCGGAGGCGTCAGTCCGGGCGGAGGCGCAACGGAAGGAGTTTTGATGACCGGCGTGCGCACCGCGATATTCCCGACGGCGACCCCCAGAGGTTGCGGCGGCGCGACCACGGGCGCGAAAGGCGCGGCGGGCAGCGTAAACGTCAGTTTCGGCGCGCTCCCGACCTCCGCTTCGGGTATCCGTAGCGCCGGCAAAATCATCAGTTTTGTGTTGTAATCATAGGTGTTGGTATTGCCCTGCCAGGCGGGAGACCCCGTGATCCAGCCCGTGGTCCGGTTGCCGCAGATCCCGTCGGCGCCGGGGTAACGGGAGCGCGTATAGTCCATGGCCCGGACGAGATCCCCCGTTCCGGAAACGCCGGCGGCAACTTCATTGAATTGCCGTCTCTTCTGATCAATGGCGGTCAGTCCGTGATCCGTATCGACCCAGTTTTTTTCCCGAGCCTTGCCGTAGTGCCAGTCCGTGATCAGGCTCACGGAGGTAAGCGGCCCCCGCGGCTTTCCGTACCAATCGGCCTCGCGGATCAGTCTTTCCCGCTTTTCCCGGATTTCGGCGAGGCGCTTCTCGTTTTCGTCCAGCAGCGTCCGGATTTCCTTGCGCAAAATCGCGATCCGCTCGGCGATGGTTTCCTTTTCTCCCTCGATATCCTCATTTGCCGCCACTTGTCCCGTAATCAAAAATGAAATCAGCAGAGCCGCTGTAAATCCGATCTTTTTCTTTTTCAGAAAAGATTTGAGCGCTTTTTCAAGTAAGGCTTTTCTGTTCTGCATCGTGTTCCCTCCTCTGTTTCGTGTGTTGCCGCAAGTCCTGCCGGGATCTCCTGTCCGGGACAACAAAAACAAAAAACCCCGACACGCCTTCCGCGTGTACCAAATTTCATAGGCCCTATATTTATTATATACCATTTATAACAGGTATATAATTGTTTTTGATTATACTCTATTTTTGTATAGTTTGCAAGTATTTTCTATCTTTTTTATATATTTTAATATGTCTGAAACACGCGGCAAATGGACATATGCTTTGCAAAAATATGGCAATGCCGGGAAAATTCGGCGGGAAATAAAAAAAAGCCCGCCTACGCGGCGGGGCTTTCCTTGTTTTGTTTGTATCCGACGGCGGGGCGTATATTACACGCCGCTGTCTCCGTAATTGGCCAGAACCCGGGCGCTGGGATCGTTGACGTCGCAACCGACCCATTCTTTGTTGGGCATCCAGAAATCTTTGATCCAGCCCGCGTTGCCGCCGTAGTATTCCTCGAAAATGTCCCGGTACAGCAGGGATTCCTTTGTGAAGGGCGTGCGGTAGGGGTATTTGTCCGCCGCTTTGGCGACGTCGTCTTCCGTGTAGAGGCCTTCGGCGTATTCCTTGAGGTAGTCGACCATGGAGTGACCCACGGCGTCGGAAAAGGCCGCTTTTTCCCGGAAAAGGATGCTCTCGGGCAGGTAATCGGTCCCCTCGAAGGCGTGGCGCAGCAGGTATTTTCCCTTGCCGTAGATGTTCATTTTTTTGGCGGGGTCAAGGCTCATGGCGTACTGGACGAAGTCGAGGTCCGCGAAGGGCACCCGGCCTTCGAGGGAGTGGGCCGAGATGCACCTGTCCGCCCGCAGCACGTCGTACATATAAAGTTCCCTGAGCCTTTTCTGGGCTTCCCGCTGAAAGGCGTCGGGGTTGGGCGCGAAATCCGTATATTTGTACCCGAAGATCTCGTCGCTGACTTCTCCGGTCAGGATCACTTTGAGTTTCGTGTTCTGGTGAATGTATTTGCACAGGAGATACATGCCGATGCTGGCCCGGATCGTCGTGATGTCCCAGGTCTCCAGATGATAAATGACTTCCCGGAGCGCTCCGATCACGTCGTCTTTGGTCATGATGACTTCCGTATGGTAGCTCCCGATGTGGTCGGCCACCTGTTTCGCGTATTTGAGGTCGATGGGGTCCTTGTCCATGCCGATGGCGAATGTCGGGATAGGCCGTTTCAGCAGTTTCGCGGCGATGGCGCACACGAGGGAGGAATCGAGTCCGCCCGAAAGCAGATAACCCACCGGGGCGTCGGATTGCAGGCGCTTTTCAACGGCCCGCTCCAATTTTTCCCGGATCTTCCGGCCGATGGTATTGAGGTCGTCGTCCCTGACCATGTCCACGTTGCCGATGTCGTGGTACTGGATAAATTTCCCGTTCACATAATAATGGCCCGGCGGGAAGGGCTGCACGTCGTCGCAGATGTCAATGAGTCCCTTGGCTTCGCTGGAAAAACAAATCTCCTTGTTTTGCTTGCTGTAGCCGTAAAACATGGGCCGGATCCCCATGGGGTCCCGGGCCGCCATCATCTGCCTGCTGTTGCCGTCATACATGACAAAGACAAATTCGGCGTCCAGGAATTTGCAGGCCGTCTCGATGCCGTATTTCAAGTACATGGGGATCAGGACCTCACAGTCGCTCCCGGACTTGAACTCATATTCCTGGGACAGCAGTTTTTTCAGCGTGGGGTAATTGTAGATTTCCCCGTTACAGACAACAACGCAATTGTTGTGGACAAAGGGCTGATTGCCCCGGGCGGAAAGGTCCATGATCGAGAGTCGATTAAATCCCCAGGTCATGCCGTCTTTGATACTGGCATCCTGGTTGTCGGGCCCCCTGTGCACCGTCTTGTCCAAAGAGTCTGTAAAGGTTTTAATGGAATACTCATCGCTTCCCACTACTAGAAATCCACACATAAAAATCCTCCTGTCATTAATTTAGACCAAAAATCCGTCTTTTCTCATCCAAAAAAAACCATAATAGAACAATTATAAAAGATTTTCCCGAAAAAATCAAACACTATTTGATTTCAGGGCGCTTTTGCGGTGAAAACGTCATTTATCGTACGATTTGTCTGATAAGTTGACAAAAATCCGTCAAATATAGCCGAAATTCTTCAGGATCAGCACCCAAAGGAAAGTGGTCAGAATACTGAAGACCGACGTCGTCACGACGATCTCCCCGGCCAGATCCCCGTCGGCCCCCATGTCTTTGGCCATATTGAAGGACGAAACGGCCGTGGGCGTGGCCGAGACGCCGAAGAGGGCGATCAGAGCCTGATCCCGGTAGCCCAGGCGAATGCCCGCCGTAATTACCGCTAGCGGGATCACGATCAGCCGCAGGACGTTGAGGGCAAGGAGCAGCCGGAGGTTTTTCAAAATACTCCGGAAGGTCAGCGTCGCGCCCAGGATCACGAAAGCCAGCGGCGTCGCCGCCTTCGACATGGTCGCGACGGGATCCTCGATCATTTTCGGAAGCCTGATCCCGTACTTGAGCTTCAGGATCAAAAAGAAAAGCCCGAAAAGCCCGCCCACGATCAGCGGATTTTTGACAATGCCTTTGGCGATCTGTCCCGTATGGATCTTGCCGCCGCGGTAAATCTCGAAGACAATGACGGAAATCACATTGAAGGCCGGGACGATAATGCTGAGAAGAATCACGATCTCTCCGACGTTGCCGTCGCCGTAGAGGGACTGGGCCACCGAGAGACCGAAAATCAGAAGATTCGTCCGATAGGTCCCCTGCATCAGCACCGAAACCTGCCGGGGATCTTTGGTCATTTTCCGAAAAATCAGCCACGAAACAAGAATTTCCATGGCGATAATGAAAAAAGACAGAAAAATCAGGGACCCCCGCCCGTGGGAGGAGGGGGTCAGACAATAGACGTTATAGAAAATCAGAAGGGACATAAAGCCCCGAAACTGGACCTTGTTCATTTCCGTCAGGCTCTTGTCGCCGATGAGTCCGCATCTTTTGCTGACGTAGCCCACGGTCATCATAAAGACCAGCGGAATTACAAGGTTCAGGGACAGCACAATATTTTTCATTCGTCTTCACTCCGATGGAGGACCTAAAGCGCAATGGGGTCCTTGCCGTATTTCATGGGAGACACATAGGGCTCCCGGGTTTTCTCAAACTCCGCCCGGATCCTCGCCAGCAGTTCCGGATCCTCAAGGATGTCGACGGCGGTTTGGCCCATGACGCGGGCCGCGTATTCCATGCCCTTGATGGCAACTGAACTTTTGCCCTGGGCCACGATCTGCCACGAATGGCCCGGAGAGCCGATGGCGTAGCAGGCCACGCGGATCTGCCCCGTGGGGATGATCTTGCTGACGTCGCCGACGTCGGTGGAGCCGGGTTGCAGACGACTTCGCGCCGGATCATAGGGGAGCACGCCCCTGAAGGCGGCGCTGTCCCGGATCATGGCCTTGAACTCGTCCCAGCGTTCGCCCGCGGGTTCGGCCATCCAGCCGTACTCGGACTCAATCTCGCTTTCGGAGAGCGTGTCCTTGAAGGATTGCAGATATTTGAGCTCTTCGTCGTTGTAGGTGGCGTCGTCAAATTTGAGCATGTTTTTGTACAATTGCTTTTCCAGTTCCCGGTTGCTGCGGTACTCGCTGGTGCCCTTCTCAAAGAGCAGCTTTACCGTAGTTCCGGTCATAAGCGCCGCCCCTCTGGCCACATTGCAGACCCGCTCGAAGATTTCATCGACCTGGGAGAGCTTCGGCGCCCGGACGAGGTAGAGGACCTCGGCCTCAGGCTGGACCACGTTGGGGGAAATGCCGCCGGTATTGGTGATCGCGTAATGGAGCCTGGCCTCGGGGATAATGTGCTCCCTGAGGTAGTTGCAGCCCACGTCCATCAGTTCCACGGCGTCAAGGGCCGAACGCCCCAGATGGGGACTGCCGGCCGCGTGGGAACCTTTGCCCTCAAAGCGGAAGGCCGCCTGGTAATTGGCCAGCGTCGACATGTAGTAAATGCCGTTGTCGGCGAAGGGATGCCAGGTAATCGCGACGTCCACATCTTTGAATTCGCCGTTTTTGATCATCCAGGCCTTGCCCGAACCGCCTTCCTCGCCGGGGCAGCCGTAAAAGATCACGGTCCCGGGCTTGCCGCTTTTTTCGAGATGTTCCTTGACATATTGGGCGGCCAGCAGAGAGCCCGCGCCCAGCAAATGGTGACCGCAACCGTGGCCGTTCATTTCCTGGGGGCCCTTTTCCTTCCGGGGGACGTCCTCTTTCTGGGAAAGTCCCGCCAGGGAATCGTATTCGCCCAAAATGGCGATCACGGGATGGCCGCTGCCGTAGCTGGCCTTGATAGCGGTCTCGAGGCCGCCCGCGCCGCGCTCCACGGTAAAGCCCGCGGCCTCGGCGTATCGGGCCAGCTCCTCGGCGGATTTGTGCTCCTTGAAGCGGATTTCCGCGTAATCCCAGATGTTCTTCGCGACTTCCGCGATGGTTTTCGACATGATGCAGCTCCTTTCATGATGTTCCAGATTGTGTATTAAATTAGTGCGTTTTGTTTGAAATTAACACAGCCGCGCCGTCGTAATTCGGGCAGCCGCCGCTTTTATTTGGTAAAACCGAGTTCTTCGGCCTTGCAGCAGGCGTAAAAATGGTTGGCCTCGGATTCCTGCAGGGTCTGATTCGTCCGGAAGCAGCGGTCGTCGGCATAGATGCAGCGCTTGGCGAAACGGCAGCCCACGCCCGGATTGATGGGCGAGGTGATTTCTCCCTCAAGCTTGATCCGCTCCATTTTCTTGCGGGCCGAAGGGGCCGGAATGGCCGAAAGCAACGCCTTCGTATAGGGATGGATGGGCTTTCTGAACAACTGGTTCGAAGGCGCCTTTTCCACGAGCTGGCCGAGGTACATGACCGCGATATCGTCGGAAAAATGCTTGACGACCGACAAGTCGTGGGTGATGAACATATAGGTGAGCCCCAGCCTGTCCTGCAAATCCTGCATGAGGTTGAGGACCTGGGCCTGGATCGACACGTCGAGGGCCGATACGGGCTCGTCGCAGACGATGAACTTGGGACCGAGGGCAAGGGCCCGGGCGATCCCGATCCGCTGCCGTCTGCCGCCGTCCAGCTCATGGGGATAGGTGTTCACAAGCCTCTCGGCCAGGCCCACGAGATCCATGAGGTTCCGGACTTTGTTGTTCAGTTCCTGCCGGCTGGCGCATTTTTTGTGGATGATCAGCGGCTCCGCGATCGTTTCGCTGATGGTCATCCGGGGATTCAGGGACGCGAAGGGATCCTGGAAGATGATCTGCATTTTCTGCCGCAGCAGGCGCATTTCGTCTTTTTTGTAATTGAGGATGTTTTCCCCCTCAAAAATGACTTCCCCCGCTGTGGGTTCCTGCAGGCGCAGGATCACGCGACCCGTGGTGGTCTTGCCGCAGCCCGATTCCCCCACGACGCCGAGGGTCTTGCCCTCGTCGATCGAAAAATAGACGTCGTCCACGGCGTGCAGGAGTCCCTTGGGCGTATTGAAATATTTTTTGAGTCCTCTGACTTCGAGCAAACGTTTTCCTTCCATATCAGTCCAGCGCCTCCTTTACGGCTTTGATGGTCCCGTCGGCCAAAAAGCACTTCGTCATATGGTTGTTTCCGAGATCCGTGACGGGCGGCGTTTTCTCCCGGCAGATGTCCTGCGCATAGGGACAGCGCGGGTTGAATTTGCATCCCGACGGCAGCTTCGTCGGATCGGGCATGAGGCCGTTGATGGGCTTCAAGCGCTGCACTTCGCTTTCCATATTGGGGATGGAGCCGAAGAGTCCTATGGTGTAGGGGTGCTTCGTGTCTTCGTAGACGTCAAAGAGCGTCCCCGATTCCACGATTTCACCGGCGTACATGATGGCGACCCGGTCGCAGACCTGGGCCACAACGCCCAGATCATGGGTAATCAGGATCATGGCCGTGCTGAATTTCTGTTTGAGTTCGCCCATGAGATCGAGGACCTGGGCCTGGATCGTCACGTCGAGGGCCGTCGTGGGCTCGTCGGCAATCAGCAGCTTGGGATTGCAAGCCAGCGCTATGGCGATAACGACCCGCTGTTTCATTCCCCCCGAAAACTGGTGGGGATATTCGATGGAACGGGCGGCGGGAATCCCTACGAGTTCAAGCATTTCCTCGGCTTTGGCCATGGCGTCGTGGGCGTTCAGGCCCTCGTGGATCGCGATGACTTCGGCGATCTGTTCGCCTACGGTCATCACGGGATTCAGGGACGTCATGGGGTCCTGGAAAATCATTGAGATATGATTTCCCCGGATGTTCCGCATTTCCTCCTCGGGCAGCTCCAGGAGGTTTTTCCCCTGAAAGGTGATGTCGCCGCTCCGGATGACGCCGGGCGGATTCGGGATAAGCCTGAGGATCCCCAGGGCCGTGGTCGTTTTGCCCGCGCCGGTCTCGCCGACGAGACCGAGGGTCTCCCCTTCGTCGAGCTTGATGGAAATGGCGTTTACCGCGTGGACCGTTTCATCTTCGGTCACGTATTCAATCACAAGATCTTTAATGTTCAACAATTCTTTCGACATGATATTCTATCCTCCCCCGCCTATTGTTTCAGTCTCGGGTCGAGGGCGTCCCGGAGGCCGTCGCCCAGCAGATTCAGCGCAAATATGGTCAGCATAATGGAAACGCCCGGAAACGTTGTCACCCACCAGGCCGAACGCAGGTACTGACGTCCGCCCGAGAGCATGTTGCCCCATTCGGGGGCCGGCGGCTGGATGCCGAGGCCGATAAACGACAGGCCCGCCGTGGACAGAATGGCCGAGGCGACGCCCAGCGTTCCCCGCACGATAATGGGCGCGAGGCAGTTGGGGATGATGTGCCGGTAAATGATCCGGGTGTTGCTGGCCCCGATGGCCCGGGC
It includes:
- the asnB gene encoding asparagine synthase B encodes the protein MCGFLVVGSDEYSIKTFTDSLDKTVHRGPDNQDASIKDGMTWGFNRLSIMDLSARGNQPFVHNNCVVVCNGEIYNYPTLKKLLSQEYEFKSGSDCEVLIPMYLKYGIETACKFLDAEFVFVMYDGNSRQMMAARDPMGIRPMFYGYSKQNKEICFSSEAKGLIDICDDVQPFPPGHYYVNGKFIQYHDIGNVDMVRDDDLNTIGRKIREKLERAVEKRLQSDAPVGYLLSGGLDSSLVCAIAAKLLKRPIPTFAIGMDKDPIDLKYAKQVADHIGSYHTEVIMTKDDVIGALREVIYHLETWDITTIRASIGMYLLCKYIHQNTKLKVILTGEVSDEIFGYKYTDFAPNPDAFQREAQKRLRELYMYDVLRADRCISAHSLEGRVPFADLDFVQYAMSLDPAKKMNIYGKGKYLLRHAFEGTDYLPESILFREKAAFSDAVGHSMVDYLKEYAEGLYTEDDVAKAADKYPYRTPFTKESLLYRDIFEEYYGGNAGWIKDFWMPNKEWVGCDVNDPSARVLANYGDSGV
- a CDS encoding AEC family transporter codes for the protein MKNIVLSLNLVIPLVFMMTVGYVSKRCGLIGDKSLTEMNKVQFRGFMSLLIFYNVYCLTPSSHGRGSLIFLSFFIIAMEILVSWLIFRKMTKDPRQVSVLMQGTYRTNLLIFGLSVAQSLYGDGNVGEIVILLSIIVPAFNVISVIVFEIYRGGKIHTGQIAKGIVKNPLIVGGLFGLFFLILKLKYGIRLPKMIEDPVATMSKAATPLAFVILGATLTFRSILKNLRLLLALNVLRLIVIPLAVITAGIRLGYRDQALIALFGVSATPTAVSSFNMAKDMGADGDLAGEIVVTTSVFSILTTFLWVLILKNFGYI
- a CDS encoding amidohydrolase — its product is MSKTIAEVAKNIWDYAEIRFKEHKSAEELARYAEAAGFTVERGAGGLETAIKASYGSGHPVIAILGEYDSLAGLSQKEDVPRKEKGPQEMNGHGCGHHLLGAGSLLAAQYVKEHLEKSGKPGTVIFYGCPGEEGGSGKAWMIKNGEFKDVDVAITWHPFADNGIYYMSTLANYQAAFRFEGKGSHAAGSPHLGRSALDAVELMDVGCNYLREHIIPEARLHYAITNTGGISPNVVQPEAEVLYLVRAPKLSQVDEIFERVCNVARGAALMTGTTVKLLFEKGTSEYRSNRELEKQLYKNMLKFDDATYNDEELKYLQSFKDTLSESEIESEYGWMAEPAGERWDEFKAMIRDSAAFRGVLPYDPARSRLQPGSTDVGDVSKIIPTGQIRVACYAIGSPGHSWQIVAQGKSSVAIKGMEYAARVMGQTAVDILEDPELLARIRAEFEKTREPYVSPMKYGKDPIAL
- a CDS encoding ATP-binding cassette domain-containing protein, whose protein sequence is MEGKRLLEVRGLKKYFNTPKGLLHAVDDVYFSIDEGKTLGVVGESGCGKTTTGRVILRLQEPTAGEVIFEGENILNYKKDEMRLLRQKMQIIFQDPFASLNPRMTISETIAEPLIIHKKCASRQELNNKVRNLMDLVGLAERLVNTYPHELDGGRRQRIGIARALALGPKFIVCDEPVSALDVSIQAQVLNLMQDLQDRLGLTYMFITHDLSVVKHFSDDIAVMYLGQLVEKAPSNQLFRKPIHPYTKALLSAIPAPSARKKMERIKLEGEITSPINPGVGCRFAKRCIYADDRCFRTNQTLQESEANHFYACCKAEELGFTK
- a CDS encoding ABC transporter ATP-binding protein, producing the protein MMSKELLNIKDLVIEYVTEDETVHAVNAISIKLDEGETLGLVGETGAGKTTTALGILRLIPNPPGVIRSGDITFQGKNLLELPEEEMRNIRGNHISMIFQDPMTSLNPVMTVGEQIAEVIAIHEGLNAHDAMAKAEEMLELVGIPAARSIEYPHQFSGGMKQRVVIAIALACNPKLLIADEPTTALDVTIQAQVLDLMGELKQKFSTAMILITHDLGVVAQVCDRVAIMYAGEIVESGTLFDVYEDTKHPYTIGLFGSIPNMESEVQRLKPINGLMPDPTKLPSGCKFNPRCPYAQDICREKTPPVTDLGNNHMTKCFLADGTIKAVKEALD